The following is a genomic window from Bacteroidia bacterium.
ACCGTTCGGTGCTGTCGATGGTATCAACTACCTTGACGATGCCTGCATCACCCTCGAGGGTTTTGGTCCGCTCACTCTCACGAGTTGTCCCACGGATATTGTTGTGTCCACCGATGCCGGCGTGTGCACCGCGGTCGTCGAATACGAGGTGCTCGCAACAAGCGCAAGTCCCGTGAGTTATTCTTACGAATTCTTTGGAGCGACGAACGGAGGCGGAGCGGGCACCGGCAGCGGCTCGACCTTCGAGAAAGGCACCACCAGCGTCGTCGTGATCGCATCGAACGGTTGCGGGGAAGTGCAGTGCAGCTTCACAGTCACCGTGAATGATGACGAAGCTCCGGTTGTGGTTCTGAATCCTGCTATCACGATGTGGCCTCCGAACCATTCGTACCGGACCATCACCGCCGCTGAAATGGTTGCGTCCATCTCGGATAATTGCTCCTCTCTTGACCTCTCCGACGTCGTGATTACCTCAGTGAGCAGCGATGAGCCCGAGGATGCTATTGGAAACGGCGATGGTGCGACACTGAGTGATATTCTGATCGTTCTAAATTGTAATTCTGTAAATCTGCGTAAAGAGCGCGCTGGCGGCTGGAATGGCCGCGTGTACACCGTCAATTTCACGGTGACCGATGACGACGGAAACGAAACGGCGTCTTCCTTCAAGGTCAACGTCCCTGTGGATATCGAATTCCCGGCCGTGGTTGACGATGGCGCCGGCAATGGATACACTGTGCTTTCTTCGTGTGTCGCAGCTCCGAAGGAAGATGGCGGCAGAACCGGCATCCCCGCGGGCTATGCGCTCGAGCAGAACTATCCCAATCCCTTCAATCCCTCCACAACAATCACCTTCTCGATACCGCAGGACGCTCCGGTCATGCTGACGGTGTTTGACATGTACGGACGCAGGATTGCAGTGCTGGTTGACGGACATCTGAGCGCCGGTTCGCACAGTGTTTCCTTCGATGCTTCCGGACTCGTCAGTGGTGTCTATATGTACACGCTCGAGTCAGGTGCTGTGAAGGTCAGCAAATCAATGCAGCTGATGAAGTAATCAGCTCAGCATTCTGAGAAAGCCGTCCGGATTGTCCGGACGGCTTTTTTTATTTTGCTGAGCATCTGTGCTTGAAGGACTTCGTGTTAACTGTAACGGTTTGTGCGGATGCAGCAAGCAGCCGCGAATGAGATCGCAGAGTGGATTTGATAGCGCAGCCGGCACGTCATTTCCCGCAGTTAGCGACGTTTATCCCTTATCTGCGCCTGTTTCTCCATGACTATTTGCGTTATCTCCCGAGCGGTGTCGAGGCTGATACCGGCTGCGGCCGCGGCCTGTCGTATATCGGTGACGCGGCCGGCATTTTCATTTTCCATGTAGATAGCCAGGAAACGATTAATCGCATCGAGATCGTCCTGTTGAGCTTGCGACATTTTCGGGACGAAAAGCTCTGCGTAGGCAGTGGAGGCGTAGGTTGTATTGAAGTGCTCTTCCGCGATTCTTCTGCCGAACATCGAAAGACGCAGCACACCGCTGTCGTCCACGTGCGTACCATGCGCTGCAAGCGTTTCCGTCAGCTTCCGCCAGCCGCGATCTGTGAGTGACTGCACGACGAGTAAGCGTTTTGTGGCGTCGTAGTACAGCTCACTGAAATGTGGGTGTCCATGCCAACGTTTCAGCCTCAGGTGAAAAACATTGTCGATATGCTCGATATGAAAATGCTTGCGATGCTCCTCGACGGAAAACACCATGTCCGAGACTTCGTAATAATGCGATATGAATACGTCTTTCCCGTGGACAAGGATCGGAACATTGCCAAAACGCCAGAGCATGAGGTACGGAATGGGATCGGCGTCCATTGACGCAGGGACGTCCTCCATGGTGCGAACCTTCTTGTCAATCATCCGGGCGAGAGGCAGGATGTCACTGTACAGCATGCCACCGAAGGACAGCATCGGGCCGTAGGTTTGTAAGCAATCGCCGGAATGGAAGGTCAACAGTATTATCATGCTCGGTCGACGGTGTTCCCGGATAATCGTCGTCAGCGACGAGGATCGCACAAGGAACACCTCTTCGGAACATGCATCGACCATGCGATAGAAGTGGTCGCCCACTCCTTCTATCAGGCGCATGAAGCGCCACCGCCAGGGGTGTTGGAGTTGATACTCAAAGAAGTCCAACTCGGTGCGGCTGCGTCCACGCACGGCGGCATGCGCGCGATATTTTCTCGCGAGAGCGTTTTCTCCGAACAACGTGTGCGCCATGAGTTGCGCGGTGAGATAATTCCCCCAGCCCTCGGGCATTTCTTCGAGGATATGACGGTATGGCCGCAATGCGTACGCGATGCCGCGGGAGAGGCGATCCCGCTCGTCGCTGTAGCGTAGCAAAAAATTGTCGAGCAGAGACTCAACTATCCTGCTGTCGCTCATGCAACGGAGTTCGAGGGTACGGAGGTCAATCATGCCGGCCTCGTGTATTGTGGAATGAATATGATCCTGTATGGAGGTCACGATACCCAGGATATCGCAAATGTTGGTGCACGAAACAGAGGACACGTTCTCAGGAGCAGCGTTCGAAATATACCGCACGGATAACATATAAAACCAACAGGAACATCTCCACGGAAGGAAATCACAAAATGTTGAAACCGCAGCGCGTTCGAGGACAATAGGTACTATGCACAGAGGACGATGGCATGCGTTTCCTGAACGCGTAGCATCGTCTACGTTCGGAATGTCGCACAGGTGATGCCTGTGGAGAATTGTTTATTCATCGTCGCATCGAACAGGAATTACCGGATAGATATCGAAGCGCTGAAGTCGTACTTTCAAAGATAACGGTTTGAATACATGGCAGGAATACCAAATATTCGTCAGAGTGTGCTCTCCCGTATCTGGGAGGAACTGAAGCACATCAATTATCAGCAGCTCAATGCGAAAACCGCTGCCGCGTTCAGCATCTGTCTGGCGGGGACGCGGGAGGAGCTGGCGACCATACGGGAATGGCTGTCTTCGATGGACTACCCGCTGCTGAACACATGGTCGGGGGGAGACATTCTGAAAGCCCGTGCAGATCATCGACGCATGGACCGTCGTATCCGTGAGATCGTGTTGGCCGACGAAGGCGTCCTTGCCACGATGCCCGTTGGTGATGCGGCGATGCTCCGCGATGCGCTGTTGTGTATCACCACCGCGCGCAGGAAGCAATTGCTTGCCCCGCACTGCACGCGGATGTTTCTCTACTCTGATGGCGACGGTTCGGAAATTGCGCATGAAATACTCGAGACCCTGCCGGAACATCGTTTCGCATTGAGCTACACCTTCCCCGTGATGCGGCCCGGCCATGCGCGTATTGAGATCCGCGCGACCGCGATACAGAATGCCTCATGGGCGCTGTTCACGGCCGCGCCGAATCTTTTTCCGAATCCGGGCCAAGTGTTTACCGTGCCCGCGGAGGCCGTTTCAGATTTTTTTGTCATGACAGTCAATGAAATCAAGATGATGTTTGAATTGGTGGCGCTGAACGGTCGCCGAGTGCAGCCGCTGCAATGCGTTCCGGAGCTCGGAATCATTCTCGGGCTTGCCAAGTTGGCGGAGATGACGGCCACGCAGCTCATCGGCAAGGCGCCTGTGGCGGGACCAGCCATAAAGGGCGGCGTGGCATTTGCCTTCACCAGTGCGATTGGCGAGGCATTGCTCCTATACGAAATCGGTGGTGTGCAGGTGGGGAAGGATTTCATCGAGCAACGAGCGAAGGCCTGGTTCGAAGAGGGTAAGGCCGTCGCACGTTCGCTGCTCGAGAAGAAGGGGAAAAAGAAAGGCGGCTGAAAAGGGAACGGCAAGGCAACGGCACGGCAATCGACGGCTTCGTTTTGTCGGCCCCCAGATTCCGGCGTTATATGCATTGCGTTTTACAGGGATTTCCTACCATTACGTGTACGACATGCGGATCGATGCAATCGGTTGCCAGCGAGAGGCAGGTGGTTTTTTGTACAATTCAGCAGGAGGTCGGCGGGCAGCAGGGAGGACAGTGTCTGTTCCTACGCGGTGAAGGATTGAGTGACGAATTTCCGCCTTGAATCCGGACCGGGGGGCTGCATATCTTATCATTCGTGTTTTTCACCGCTTAGGGAGCATCAAGTGAAACGACTCAAAGAACTCAGTACCCGCCGCGTGCGGGAATACGACTATTCGAAGCTGTCGAAGCATCTCGTTGTGTTCAAGACCAGGAAGAATGCCGAGATTCTCGGAACGACGAAAGACGGAATCACCACGCTCAGCGACGCCGGACGCGCCTTTCTGGATGTGCTCGGTCAAGCGCTGCAGAATTTTCCGTGCATCCGTATTCACGGCATGACCGTTCGTCCCTCCGAAGTGGAACTATCGCTGGAGATCACCGAAATCCGGATGCTCCGGGAAGCGCCTCCGGAAGGTAGTGATGAGTGGGTGTATTTTCGTCGCGTGATGACGCTTCCGATGTTCATGGGGTATTTGAAGATGAACAGCGGTCATCGCATAAACACACTGTTCGGCAAGAAAGGTGGCGAGGTATGGGCTCGGCGCTACGCATCGTGCGTTCTGGAGGACGAGGACGAATTGGCACGCGTGCACGCGGAGTTGCAGGAGGAGTGGAGCCGCGTGGTGGTGGACCCTCCGCAGCTGAAAACCAAGGAGAAACGGTTCTGCACCTTCACCGAGGTTCTGGCATCGGAATTTGGCGGTGCGGGCGCGCTGTCCGTACATGGCCGCAAAGGGCGCGCGGTATCGGGTCAGCTCGCCGGGGCAATGCTTCTCGGGCGCGTGCTGTTGCTGACGGGCGCGCGGAAGGATGAGGCGGTACGCACTGCGTCGAAGAAGGGCGTCGCGCGAGGAGGAGGCGCCGGCGGGATGGCGGCCGGACAGGGATCGGTAGTCCGGAGTCTGGGTCCTGCCCGGATATTTCTTTCCGAATAGTCCGGATCGAAGGAGCGGGTTTCCATTACGAAATTGGGCGGAGGACACTTCGGAGCGATAAACGTCACGCGAAGAGGGTAAGATATTCGTTTTTATCCGGAAATGGGGCTTCCTGGAGGAGCGTGGAGGGACGGATGGGTGTGGGGTTAACCGGTTTATGGTAAGCTAAATGGATTGGAGCGGTTCTGTAGGGGTGCTCCCCTGGTTTTGGCGGGTGAGTGGGCGATACATGAATCGCCCAAATCCGCTTTCGGCCGCACCCTCGTGGCGATACATGAATCGCCCAATTATGGTCCCCGTCGCGCTACTGCGGCGATACATGAATCGCCCAGTTCGATCCCGGCCGAGCCAGTGTGGGTGATGCACGTAT
Proteins encoded in this region:
- a CDS encoding T9SS type A sorting domain-containing protein, translating into MKLYKQTVFALVLLTALALPAAGQNLTQQREYKSTDLAYPVLSTSGDAQRNQEVYEQELRNYDARKRAIMQEMTAENAGVFSSDDVQRSNSVVTPQEITFTNCLIPRDASWTAVPRNDDGSLGPIALPFTFNLYGTGYTSVWINTNGNLTFTGPVGSFVPANMPVAIPMVAGFWADIDTRNTACGQIWYKLEATRLVVLWENVGRFSNDCSLQNTFQIMIGTCSDPVIGAGKNVKFAYGDMQWGSSSSDGFSGTPATVGMCNGAFFEQIGRFNPNSNAYDGPFGAVDGINYLDDACITLEGFGPLTLTSCPTDIVVSTDAGVCTAVVEYEVLATSASPVSYSYEFFGATNGGGAGTGSGSTFEKGTTSVVVIASNGCGEVQCSFTVTVNDDEAPVVVLNPAITMWPPNHSYRTITAAEMVASISDNCSSLDLSDVVITSVSSDEPEDAIGNGDGATLSDILIVLNCNSVNLRKERAGGWNGRVYTVNFTVTDDDGNETASSFKVNVPVDIEFPAVVDDGAGNGYTVLSSCVAAPKEDGGRTGIPAGYALEQNYPNPFNPSTTITFSIPQDAPVMLTVFDMYGRRIAVLVDGHLSAGSHSVSFDASGLVSGVYMYTLESGAVKVSKSMQLMK